The nucleotide sequence AGGAGAATACCAGGATTTATATGAAATTGTGTTTCACGATGTAACTTCCACCAGAAAAGATAAAGAACCCGGTGAAGGCCCTATTGATTACTATTACTCTCTAGACAACAGGGAGTTTGTAATTAGCAATCCTGAACTTCATAAAATTGAGCACATTAATATTTATAATATTGCTGGCCAACTGGTAGATCAACACTTCGGAATACCCGACCTTAAAGAAATTCATGTTCCGCAGAAAAAATCCTTAAGCTCAGCTGTTTACATCGTGAAAGTTTATACCGATTCCGGAGATTATGCTAAAAAAGTAATTATTAGAAAAGATTAAGGCTTGTACTTTAATGGTAGATAAACCACTTTTTTAGTATTGAAAAAATCTTCCTCAAAATAATCGCGGAGTTCATAAATTTCGGCCTTTGGATAATCACGAAGTTCAACAGTTAGATCGCCGCCTTTTAAGTAAAGGATTCCGTTTTTGAGTTCGTGTTGACTTTTTTTAGCGATCTTACCTTTGGTCCAATGCACAAAAGTGGGCATTGCAGCCACTGCCCTACTTACTATAAAATCGTAAGTTCCAGAAATCTCTTCTACCCTTGCGTTTGTAGTTTTTACGTTGGTGAGTTTTAATCCTTCCACCACTTCATTTACCACTTTCATTTTTTTTCCTATAGAATCCACTAAATGAAAATTGGTTTCAGGAAATAAGATTGCCAGTGGAATTCCTGGAAATCCACCGCCCGTTCCCACATCTAAAATTTCTGCTCCCGGTTTAAACTTTTGAATTTTTGCAATTCCCAGGGAGTGTAGTACATGCCTTAGATAAATCTCATCAATATCTTTACGCGAGACCACGTTAATTTTAAGATTCCAGTCTTTGTACAGTGCTTCCAACTGTTCAAATTTTGCATATTGGTCATCGGATAAATCGGGGAAATATTTCTTTATTAATTCCAAAGTTTTCAAGTTTTGCACAAAAATACATAATTTGGTGCTGAAATTGCACCGTACATTAATACGGTTTAGATTACATAATAACTATATAAAAATTTTACCTTTACCGCTTACAAAAAAAATAAATGGAAAACATTCAAAATCATATTAAATTCTCCCGAAAGGATTCTACAAAATTCTTTAGGCTACTCAATAAAAGAGTAAATAATTACTTTAAGGAAAACAACATTAAAAAAACAGGAAACTGGAAACTCCACCTTAAAGCTGTAGCTATGTTTTCCTTATTTCTAACACCTTATTTCCTGATCCTAACCCTGGACATTTCA is from Salegentibacter mishustinae and encodes:
- the rsmG gene encoding 16S rRNA (guanine(527)-N(7))-methyltransferase RsmG — encoded protein: MELIKKYFPDLSDDQYAKFEQLEALYKDWNLKINVVSRKDIDEIYLRHVLHSLGIAKIQKFKPGAEILDVGTGGGFPGIPLAILFPETNFHLVDSIGKKMKVVNEVVEGLKLTNVKTTNARVEEISGTYDFIVSRAVAAMPTFVHWTKGKIAKKSQHELKNGILYLKGGDLTVELRDYPKAEIYELRDYFEEDFFNTKKVVYLPLKYKP